In Streptomyces sp. NBC_01439, the following are encoded in one genomic region:
- a CDS encoding ABC transporter ATP-binding protein, translating to MITLRGLTKRHGDTVAVDGLTLDVEEGLVTGFLGPNGAGKSTTMRMILGLDRPTAGHALIDGKPYASLRHPLREVGSLLDAKALHPGRPARSHLIAQARSNGIPVRRVDEVLETVGLATVARRRAGAFSLGMYQRLGIAGALLGDPKVLILDEPVNGLDPDGVRWVRELVRAQAAQGRTVFLSSHLMSEMQLTADRLVVIGRGRLLADTPMAELLAASASASVRVRTAGPDDLRALTDRLLAHDGVSAEPAPSPGGGAGNEIVVRGRTAGEIGDLAHRLGIPLHQLHSVSASLEQAYMELTEQSVEYATRTAKV from the coding sequence GTGATAACCCTACGAGGCCTGACCAAACGCCACGGCGACACCGTCGCCGTGGACGGATTGACCCTGGACGTCGAGGAGGGCCTGGTGACCGGCTTCCTCGGCCCCAACGGCGCGGGGAAATCGACCACGATGCGGATGATCCTCGGCCTGGACCGGCCCACCGCCGGCCACGCGCTCATCGACGGGAAGCCCTACGCGTCGCTGCGCCACCCGCTCCGCGAGGTCGGATCCCTCCTCGACGCGAAGGCCCTGCACCCGGGCCGTCCGGCGCGCAGCCACCTGATCGCACAGGCCCGCAGCAACGGCATCCCCGTGCGCCGGGTCGACGAGGTCCTGGAGACGGTGGGCCTGGCCACGGTGGCGCGCCGACGGGCCGGGGCGTTCTCCCTGGGCATGTACCAGCGGCTCGGGATCGCGGGCGCCCTCCTTGGGGATCCGAAGGTGCTCATCCTCGACGAGCCGGTCAACGGCCTCGACCCGGACGGCGTGCGCTGGGTGCGCGAGCTCGTCCGTGCCCAGGCCGCGCAGGGCCGTACGGTCTTCCTCTCCAGCCACCTGATGAGCGAGATGCAGCTGACGGCCGATCGGCTCGTCGTCATCGGCCGGGGCCGGCTGTTGGCCGACACCCCCATGGCCGAGCTGCTCGCCGCGAGCGCCTCGGCATCGGTACGGGTGCGCACCGCCGGCCCCGACGACCTGCGCGCCCTGACCGACCGCCTGCTCGCCCACGACGGGGTGTCCGCCGAACCCGCCCCCTCGCCCGGCGGCGGCGCGGGGAACGAGATCGTCGTCAGGGGCAGGACCGCCGGGGAGATCGGCGATCTCGCCCACCGCCTCGGCATCCCTCTCCACCAACTGCACAGCGTCTCGGCCTCCTTGGAACAGGCCTACATGGAACTGACCGAACAGAGCGTCGAGTACGCGACCCGAACGGCGAAGGTGTGA
- a CDS encoding response regulator, which yields MLLADDEAMVRAGVRAILARDPEIEVVAEAADGYEALDAVRALRPAVALLDIQMPRLDGIAAAARIHRELPDTAVIMLTTFGEDEFIGRALREGASGFLLKADDPRELLAGVHAVAAGGAYLSPKVAARVVAGLRSGRMVGGGPARNAVEGLTERENDVLALLGTGLSNAEIAARLLLVEGTVKAHVSAILGKLGVRNRVEAAIAAYEAGLAERDRRAGP from the coding sequence GTGCTGCTGGCGGACGACGAGGCGATGGTCCGGGCGGGCGTGCGCGCCATCCTGGCGCGGGATCCGGAGATCGAGGTCGTCGCCGAGGCGGCCGACGGGTACGAGGCCCTCGACGCCGTGCGCGCGCTCCGGCCCGCCGTCGCGCTGCTCGACATCCAGATGCCCCGGCTCGACGGGATCGCGGCGGCCGCACGGATCCACCGGGAGCTGCCCGACACTGCGGTGATCATGTTGACCACCTTCGGCGAGGACGAGTTCATCGGCCGCGCCCTGCGTGAGGGTGCCAGTGGGTTCCTGCTCAAAGCGGACGACCCCCGGGAACTGCTGGCGGGCGTGCACGCGGTGGCCGCGGGCGGCGCGTACCTCTCGCCGAAGGTCGCCGCCCGGGTCGTCGCCGGACTGCGCAGCGGGCGGATGGTGGGCGGCGGGCCCGCGCGGAACGCCGTGGAGGGGCTGACGGAACGGGAGAACGACGTCCTGGCGCTGCTCGGCACCGGTCTGTCCAACGCCGAGATCGCCGCTCGCCTCCTGCTGGTCGAGGGCACGGTGAAGGCACACGTGAGCGCGATCCTGGGCAAGCTCGGGGTACGGAACCGGGTGGAGGCTGCGATCGCCGCGTACGAGGCCGGGCTGGCCGAACGGGACCGTCGAGCGGGTCCTTGA
- a CDS encoding MerR family transcriptional regulator: MRQLGIGELARQVGMRPSALRYYESVGLLPPAERAAGRRVYPAGTVRRLALIKMAQRAGFTLAEIRDLLDGDAERGATRQWRALAESKLPELDRFIEQTQILRDAVADCLACGCMNFEKCALLSAEGPGS; this comes from the coding sequence GTGCGACAGCTCGGGATCGGTGAGCTCGCTCGGCAGGTGGGGATGAGACCCTCGGCGCTGCGCTACTACGAGAGCGTCGGTCTGCTGCCGCCCGCCGAACGGGCCGCGGGCCGGCGCGTCTACCCGGCCGGCACCGTGCGGCGGCTCGCCCTGATCAAGATGGCCCAACGGGCCGGATTCACCCTCGCCGAGATCCGCGACCTGCTCGACGGCGACGCCGAGCGCGGTGCCACCCGGCAGTGGCGCGCCCTCGCCGAGAGCAAGCTCCCCGAACTGGACCGGTTCATCGAGCAGACGCAGATCCTGCGGGACGCCGTCGCCGACTGCCTGGCCTGCGGATGCATGAACTTCGAGAAGTGTGCGCTGCTCTCCGCCGAAGGCCCCGGCTCTTGA
- a CDS encoding MFS transporter, with product MTPVQTTRLLPRPYRPLFAHADFRRLLPALAASDLGDGMSVVAVAWLAIEIAPPGRSGMLLGAALAAYALPGAAGALLFGRWLRRLPAGRLLVADSRIRAVLLGCVPLAWVAGVLHPVLYVALLAGSSVLHAWGNAGRYSLIAQILPPDQRLAANALVSSSASASIVVGPALAGFLATVISPALLIGLDALSFAVLAVQVGRLRGAAAGQDGKGATAATAAPVDADRSAAGLRLLRKQPELLGVLALTWFFNFLYGPAEVALPLHVTDDLHAGAGLLGLYWTLFGAGAVLGGLTAGVLRRFPLWPVTLGIVAGWGLALVPFGLGAPVAVTLACFTLGGLIYGPFTALSYTLFQERTPPASLTTVLAARSAALLTAGPVGTALGGPLIALLGPRQVLAASGIATVALAVIGAAVRLRGVRRARTPSLL from the coding sequence GTGACTCCCGTACAGACAACTCGCCTCCTCCCCCGGCCCTACCGGCCGCTGTTCGCCCATGCCGACTTCCGGCGGCTGCTGCCCGCTCTGGCGGCCTCCGATCTCGGTGACGGAATGAGCGTGGTCGCCGTGGCATGGCTGGCCATCGAGATCGCTCCGCCGGGGCGGTCCGGGATGCTCCTGGGGGCCGCACTCGCCGCGTACGCGCTTCCGGGGGCGGCCGGAGCACTGCTCTTCGGGCGGTGGCTGCGCCGGCTTCCCGCCGGGCGGCTGCTGGTGGCCGACAGCCGGATCCGCGCGGTGCTCCTCGGCTGTGTGCCGCTGGCCTGGGTCGCGGGGGTGCTGCACCCGGTGCTGTACGTGGCCCTGCTCGCGGGCTCGTCCGTCCTGCACGCCTGGGGGAACGCGGGCAGGTACTCCCTGATAGCCCAGATCCTTCCGCCCGATCAGCGGCTGGCCGCCAACGCGCTGGTCAGTTCCAGTGCCTCGGCCTCCATCGTCGTCGGCCCCGCGCTCGCCGGGTTCCTGGCGACGGTGATCAGCCCCGCCTTGCTCATCGGCCTCGACGCACTGTCCTTCGCCGTGCTCGCCGTCCAGGTCGGGCGACTGCGGGGTGCGGCGGCCGGGCAGGACGGGAAGGGGGCGACGGCCGCAACGGCCGCGCCCGTCGACGCCGACCGGTCGGCGGCCGGCCTGCGCCTGCTGCGCAAGCAGCCCGAGCTCCTCGGCGTCCTGGCCCTGACCTGGTTCTTCAACTTCCTCTACGGGCCGGCGGAGGTCGCGCTCCCATTGCACGTCACCGACGACCTGCACGCCGGGGCGGGCCTGCTCGGGCTGTACTGGACGCTGTTCGGCGCGGGCGCCGTGCTGGGTGGCCTGACCGCGGGCGTACTGCGCCGGTTCCCGCTCTGGCCGGTCACCCTGGGGATCGTCGCGGGCTGGGGGCTGGCGCTCGTACCCTTCGGCCTCGGCGCGCCGGTGGCTGTCACCCTCGCCTGCTTCACCCTCGGCGGCCTGATCTACGGACCGTTCACGGCGTTGTCCTACACCCTCTTCCAGGAACGCACCCCGCCCGCCTCGCTCACCACGGTCCTCGCCGCCCGCAGCGCCGCCCTGCTGACCGCCGGGCCGGTGGGCACCGCGCTCGGCGGCCCGCTGATCGCGCTCCTCGGGCCCCGGCAGGTGCTGGCCGCGTCGGGGATCGCGACCGTGGCGCTCGCCGTGATCGGGGCCGCCGTTCGGCTGCGGGGAGTACGTCGCGCCAGGACCCCTTCGCTCCTGTGA